GAGCTGCCCGGCCGGCACCGCCACGCTCTCGGCGTAGCCGCCGCCGCCCAGAATGCCCATCGCGCGGTCGCCCACCGACCAGCCCGTGACGCCGGCCCCGACCGCCTCGATCTCGCCGGCGAACTCGAGTCCCGGGATGTCCGGCGGGGCGTCCGCGGGGGCCGGATAGCGGCCCATCCGCTGCAGGAGATCGGCCCGGTTGATCCCCGCGCACCGCACGCGCACGAGCACCTCGCCGGCCCCGGCGGCCGGGTCGTCCCTCTCGACGAGTTCGAGCACCTCCGGGCCGCCGGGCTCCCGGATGCGGATCGCCTTCATGCGCCGCGCCGCTCCGACGAGGGGGCAGCGTCCCCCGCGGGGACCGCCCCGAAGGCGCGCCGCGCGGCGTCCAGGCGCTCGGGCGTCCCGATGTCGTACCACGCGGCGCCCGTCGCGTCGAACACGCCGACGTGCTCCCCGTCCCCGATCCAGTCCATGTACGAATCCATGATCGAAAAGACGCCTCCTTCCGCGTAGCGTTCGAACACGCGCGGCGAGAGCGCGTGGATGCCGCAGAAGCCGCACTCCCGGGCCTCGTCCGCGCTCGCCGGGTCCCGCGCCACGACTTCCCACCCTTCGTCCCGGTTCGCGCGCCCGTACACGCCGCGACCATCAACCAGCAGCGGCCTCGACGTCTCCCGCTCCGCGATCGCGAGCGTGGCCAGCCGTTCGTCCCGCGCCTCCCCTTCCAGGTGCGCGCGGTACAGCGCCGCGAGGTCGACCTCGGTCACGACGTCGCAGTTGTGGAGCAGGAAGGGTTCCCGCGCCTCGAACAACGACCGCGCGTGGAAGAGCCCGCCGCTCGTGTCGAGGGGAGCCGGCGACTCCTCGTCTTCGCGCGACACGAACACCGGGACCCCCAGCGGCGACGCTTCGGCCCACGCCGCCACCTGCCCGGCAAGGTAGTGCGCGTTCACGATCAGGCGGTGTGCGCCCGCCGCGACGAGCTTCC
The DNA window shown above is from Candidatus Palauibacter scopulicola and carries:
- a CDS encoding sugar phosphate nucleotidyltransferase; this encodes RPGLSRGHGLLEPEGGGGRLEAMIFAAGRGRRLRPLTDATPKALVDFGGIPLLERVARKLVAAGAHRLIVNAHYLAGQVAAWAEASPLGVPVFVSREDEESPAPLDTSGGLFHARSLFEAREPFLLHNCDVVTEVDLAALYRAHLEGEARDERLATLAIAERETSRPLLVDGRGVYGRANRDEGWEVVARDPASADEARECGFCGIHALSPRVFERYAEGGVFSIMDSYMDWIGDGEHVGVFDATGAAWYDIGTPERLDAARRAFGAVPAGDAAPSSERRGA